The Corythoichthys intestinalis isolate RoL2023-P3 chromosome 2, ASM3026506v1, whole genome shotgun sequence DNA segment taataattaggactattaggacattcagtcattgtttcagtgtgtCAAAGAAACTGTTCAGGGCCGCTCCCTTCCACCTTCTCATGACACAAATTCTGTTTCTGTTTTTCTCAAAGGTTTTCGACACGTTTTCTCGTACTAACTTCAGACAAAATGGCCACAATTCATGCTCCATTAGATCCAGTCATTCTAAACTATATACATGATCTCGCTTtaaactcaaattgcagttctaaaacgttttttttgcaaaaacaatgtacacatttgagccatttttttctgtttttctgtgtgGAGTACAGGAGAATTAAGttaaaagtttgtaaaaagcgtaaaactccataaataaatgtaaattaataaatgtagcttgacttgaactgacaaaaattatcacattaagtgtgcaaccgtggtgtgttcccctccgtttgggccgcattctgtctagtggttgcatttacatatgaatggttgctgtctgtcggacaacgacttgctaattcaaaagcacttgggtcatttgggccacctctgggttatttaggaagagaggccaaatcggccattgcttgggaatattaggaatatttgtcttgaggaagggccgagtcggcctctgctgggttttctagtgttaatcaATATATCACAGGCGATACATTCCCAGTTAGTATAGCCAGCTTTAAAAATAAGAATCACTCGTCAACCAAgacaaaatatataattacgccatgcacatacaaataaagctcCACATATACATCATAAAGCACCTCTAATAAAATACAGAcggttgaaaattcaaaagaagTCGGTTTTTAATCAACTTTCCTCCGAATATACATTCCCAGTTAGTATAGCCAGCTTTAAAAATAAGAATCCCTCGTCAACcaagacaaaaaatatatataattacgccatgcacatacaaataaagctcaacatatacatcATAAAGCACCTCTGGTAAAATACAGACAGTTGAAAATTCAAATGAGGTCGGTTTTTAATCAACTTACCACCGAATATACTTGACAGCCTGCCGTTCAAATGAATGGTGTCCGCCATGTCAAATGCGATGTTTGTAACTATCCAAGGCTCCATAACCCGGAAGtacccggaagtaaaatcgtataatggATCCCTATGGGAGTGTCGTGACTCTCTAAATATATGGCACTGGTGAGGAGTGTTACCGTCATTTATATATGCCGCTGACTCCGCTTTACGGCATCTCACCTTAATATATGATATCTTTGGTCATCGCACGGTTCGCAGACAAACTTGAACTCGtcacaaagctaaaaatgatcaaCTGGAAGGTAACCGATTCACAGTATTTATCATTCcagaaacaaaaaatgtaaacgtgTAATAAGATTACTTGTCTGATGGTCTCTTCTTCATTTACTTCATTTTCTTTTATATTGACAAGTACATTTCTCAGCTGTCGTAGCGTCATGCGAACGCTAAATTGTTGAGTTCCACTGATCGGCGGACATGCCGCTTTCGTGTATTTTGGCATTACTGCGTGAGTGGAACTGGCTTTAACGTTGATCTATTGCCCTTTATTACAAGTTTGTACGCGGATTTGTCCGTGGGTTCCAAACTTCGTAGCTCAAATACGATTGTATTACTCAATGGCTGGTGTGCAGCTGGTGCCTTCCTGTCGACTGACACCTTATATGGCTTTGGAATTCCATGAATTGAGTGAGGGGTGGACATAAGAGTGTACGTCACATTGATTAATATCATGAATGGGATTAACTCACCGAGGCAACCCCAATATATTCAGAATGTTACACTGTTGCATAGGCCTCactgttcatttttttcccttggaaatGTTCCTGTGACTTGTCTCTACAGTACGGTTCCAACTTGTTCGTGAGGTCACTGGCCACTACCAGTTGTAAACCCTATAATGGCCAATATattgaaaaatttcaaatgtcacAAATACCAATTCAGCAGACTTGATAAAAGTTACAAAAATTTTtttagcaattaaaaaaacgcaaatacCTGACGTCCACATATATGGACATTTTAGTTTATATAGGCAAGAACTTTTGGTAAGTATGGCCTACAAAATGTGACGTCCACCTATGTGGCGGCCAGGTGTAACTATAAGTGGCAgttaatgctcatctttcagtgccatcgacggtgctggacgtccaatccattttgcctgggAGGGCAAGCAGCGATCATTCCAGTAAAATGATTGGATGTCTGTTGCTCATAATaagagccaatgagttaaatgagtggccTATAAAGAGTTAATTGATTTGATTCAACCCTTATCTTGGGTACAATAATGTATATAGCAGGGCTGATGCTTTTTCTTATAATCATACTTCATTACATCTACTCCTCAGTGGTTGGGAAACTGTGAGGTGACTGTACTCTTTTTGTTGACAGGCTTTGGACAATGTACCTGTACTCTTGTACATTTTAGCCCTGAAGACACTGATTCTTTGTTTGGGCTTCGCTGGGGTGAAGATCTACCAGAGTAAGAAGGCAGAGGCAGCTTTGAAGCAGCAGCAGGCGGAGAAGAGGAAACTGGCTCAGCGGACACAAGAGCTAATTGATAACTTGAAGGAAGACTGAGAGAAAAAGCTGAACACTGGTATCAAAACATGTGCCAATTTATGTACAAACTGTATGTGATGCAGACACGTACCGATTTGCATTATTACCCTGCCAAGCTTGACCTGTCTTGCCATTTTACTTGCCAGGGTTCAGGCACGAAACGAAGGTAGCTGACTGACTACAAGATGAGCCCCTCATTATGTCAGTGTAACACTTCTGATCCTATGTTCTGCAGCAAATCACACAATACCAactatttattgaattttctaACCTGTATTTGTTAAATAAATTGTTCAA contains these protein-coding regions:
- the LOC130911321 gene encoding small integral membrane protein 11-like; amino-acid sequence: MISLVIARFADKLELVTKLKMINWKALDNVPVLLYILALKTLILCLGFAGVKIYQSKKAEAALKQQQAEKRKLAQRTQELIDNLKED